A region of Fibrobacterota bacterium DNA encodes the following proteins:
- a CDS encoding Rieske 2Fe-2S domain-containing protein: MRRQAPIPLGAAAESDRSPGLPAWPDAWHVVVRSADLPPGKVRSLPLAGRELVVFRTAAGSLGALDAHCPHMGAHLGCAAVQGGSLVCPLHGFALDPSGEVRAPGELGGGSRPGTRAYPVTEAFGLVFVHPGGDVSPARPPPQPAAGMRWLAGRPLRLRADWRHVVVNAFDLLHMRSVHGRALTGPARIESKDGALAMSYESGVLPLSGTAGYITRRLSRNRIKVMQTCYGPWLMVESTVGPIRTCAVFGLLQEGEYLRVFNAFGTARRDPLARWGLHLIRLFYYAFLRKDFAILEGMRLRFAHPEDEGVAAITAYLESFRDLEPSEG; encoded by the coding sequence ATGAGACGACAAGCTCCGATTCCCCTCGGTGCGGCGGCGGAATCGGATAGATCCCCGGGCCTTCCGGCATGGCCCGATGCATGGCACGTGGTGGTGCGAAGCGCGGACCTACCCCCGGGAAAAGTCCGGAGCCTTCCCCTCGCGGGACGGGAGCTGGTGGTCTTCCGTACCGCGGCCGGTTCCCTCGGCGCCTTGGATGCCCATTGCCCCCATATGGGCGCCCATCTCGGCTGCGCCGCCGTGCAAGGCGGAAGCCTGGTATGTCCGCTCCATGGCTTCGCATTGGATCCCTCCGGCGAAGTTCGCGCGCCCGGCGAACTAGGCGGCGGCTCGCGTCCAGGCACCCGCGCATATCCGGTGACGGAAGCTTTTGGCCTCGTCTTCGTCCATCCGGGCGGGGACGTTTCGCCGGCAAGACCGCCTCCGCAACCTGCCGCGGGCATGCGATGGCTGGCCGGGAGACCGCTTCGCTTGCGCGCCGACTGGCGCCACGTGGTGGTCAATGCCTTCGACCTCCTGCATATGCGCTCGGTCCATGGCCGCGCCTTGACGGGCCCGGCCCGCATCGAGTCGAAGGACGGCGCCTTGGCCATGAGCTATGAAAGCGGGGTATTGCCGCTGTCCGGGACGGCAGGGTATATCACGCGAAGATTGTCGCGGAACCGGATCAAGGTCATGCAAACGTGCTACGGCCCATGGCTCATGGTCGAAAGCACGGTGGGGCCCATCCGGACTTGCGCCGTGTTCGGCCTCTTGCAGGAAGGCGAATACCTGCGGGTCTTCAATGCCTTCGGAACCGCCCGCCGCGACCCCCTGGCCCGCTGGGGGCTCCACCTCATCCGCCTCTTCTACTATGCCTTTCTCCGGAAAGACTTCGCCATCCTGGAAGGCATGCGTCTGCGGTTCGCGCATCCGGAAGACGAAGGCGTAGCTGCCATAACGGCCTATCTGGAATCCTTCCGCGACCTGGAGCCTTCCGAAGGATGA
- a CDS encoding fatty acid desaturase, with amino-acid sequence MDGLQRPEKLNLLLISSASVASAACLWMASHARGWIPMLLAAWIFSFTANTLFSLLHEAVHGSFSARRPLNEWAGRAASAWFPTGLSVQRAFHLTHHRFNRSRFEQFDVLHPGDKVWLKYAQWYSIYTGLYWAFAVAAAALFTLAPGSHRWRVLRDRKDPDAAQTGSAVYAEALEGAPPVKARSEVLLSFAFQVFLFWSLGLSLRGWAACYGAFALQWSWLQYTDHAFSPLDAKRGAWNLRVGPLGRAFFLDYHLHLAHHQHPQAPWNRLRHLIDGATPRPSFFQVFRAAIAGPRREGEFPDFAAARGPGFLVIAEAEAMCLADFFRFGLRHVRYWGIAAVILLDSMRSWRSRRALRLGFAFLQRIDDLLDGHRPAPREPLHIARSLATALCGGAGDDRDAALIRMARLLAADLGALAGEEGPCKLAEILNVMSLDRQRVMEGAIWDSEELQRHFRSTFRLSLDLLLMARGSDLRSADLPDLADALAWCSVARDLREDLRGGLINIPREVLEVGREGRTGPFGETTADDANVKAWLAEEHARASGLLDRLEGNLALLDARCRNSDRGRGLLPLSMFTRSLRDFHRRRFPRLYRSSRIPAIAPSPATVPQPAAARA; translated from the coding sequence ATGGATGGTCTGCAACGGCCGGAGAAACTTAATCTCCTCCTCATATCGTCTGCCTCGGTCGCGAGCGCCGCATGCCTATGGATGGCTTCCCATGCGCGTGGGTGGATACCGATGCTCTTGGCCGCGTGGATCTTCTCTTTCACGGCCAATACCTTGTTCTCCTTGCTCCATGAAGCGGTCCACGGATCGTTCTCCGCGCGGCGGCCGCTCAACGAATGGGCCGGCAGGGCGGCCTCGGCCTGGTTCCCGACGGGCCTTTCGGTGCAAAGGGCCTTCCACTTGACCCATCACCGGTTCAACCGGTCCCGCTTCGAGCAATTCGATGTCCTGCATCCGGGGGACAAGGTGTGGCTGAAATACGCCCAATGGTATTCCATTTATACCGGCCTCTATTGGGCCTTCGCCGTTGCCGCGGCGGCCCTGTTCACCTTGGCGCCGGGATCCCATCGTTGGCGGGTCTTGCGCGATCGTAAAGATCCCGATGCGGCGCAAACCGGATCCGCCGTCTACGCCGAAGCCTTGGAAGGAGCGCCCCCGGTCAAGGCCCGTTCGGAAGTCTTGCTCTCCTTCGCCTTCCAGGTATTTCTCTTCTGGTCCCTGGGGCTCTCGCTCCGGGGTTGGGCCGCATGCTATGGCGCCTTCGCGTTGCAATGGAGCTGGCTGCAATACACCGATCATGCCTTTTCCCCGCTGGATGCCAAACGTGGCGCGTGGAATTTGCGCGTCGGTCCCTTAGGCAGGGCCTTCTTCCTCGACTACCACCTCCATCTCGCCCATCATCAGCATCCGCAAGCCCCGTGGAACCGCCTCCGCCACCTGATCGATGGCGCAACCCCGCGGCCTTCCTTTTTCCAAGTGTTCCGCGCGGCAATTGCGGGTCCTCGTAGGGAGGGGGAGTTCCCGGACTTCGCAGCGGCGCGTGGCCCGGGGTTCCTCGTCATCGCGGAAGCGGAAGCGATGTGCCTCGCGGACTTTTTCCGTTTCGGCCTAAGGCATGTCCGCTATTGGGGCATAGCCGCGGTGATCTTGTTGGACAGCATGCGGAGTTGGCGATCGCGGCGTGCCTTGCGTCTGGGCTTCGCCTTCCTGCAGCGGATAGATGATTTGCTCGACGGCCATCGGCCCGCGCCGCGCGAGCCCCTGCATATCGCGCGGAGCCTGGCGACGGCCCTCTGCGGAGGGGCGGGGGACGATCGGGATGCGGCCTTGATCCGCATGGCGCGCCTCCTCGCCGCCGACTTGGGCGCGCTCGCGGGCGAGGAAGGTCCGTGCAAGCTGGCGGAAATCCTGAACGTGATGTCCTTGGATCGCCAACGGGTCATGGAGGGCGCGATTTGGGATAGCGAGGAATTGCAACGGCATTTCCGGAGCACCTTCCGTTTATCCCTGGATCTCCTGCTTATGGCGCGGGGGTCGGATCTGCGCTCCGCTGATCTGCCGGACCTGGCGGATGCGCTGGCATGGTGTTCGGTGGCCAGGGATCTGCGGGAAGACTTGCGCGGCGGCTTGATTAATATTCCTCGCGAGGTGCTGGAGGTCGGCAGGGAGGGCCGGACCGGGCCTTTCGGAGAGACGACCGCGGATGATGCCAATGTGAAGGCGTGGCTCGCGGAAGAGCATGCCCGGGCCTCGGGCTTGTTGGATCGTCTGGAAGGGAACCTGGCGCTTCTGGATGCGCGTTGCCGGAATTCCGATCGCGGCCGGGGGCTTCTGCCGCTCAGCATGTTCACGCGATCCCTCCGGGATTTCCATCGCCGGCGTTTTCCGCGCCTGTACCGCTCTTCACGGATTCCGGCGATCGCTCCGAGCCCTGCGACCGTGCCGCAACCGGCCGCAGCCAGGGCATAG
- a CDS encoding GH3 auxin-responsive promoter family protein yields the protein MKFPYLANAAWSLASRPEALAFERGLRDVETVQRALLRDLLARNRDSGYGKEHGFSTLVHAEAYRDRVPVADYDDMEPWIRRAARGEKALTAESVLVLEPTGGSQGGSKWIPYTASLRKEFRRGLAPWIHSMFRRFPAAMRGTAYWSLSPPLQREPGFEYSVKAGFESDADYLGPLGRILESQAFAAPSSVLRERNADAFFHLTASHLLASEDLALISVWNPTFLALLLDRIRADRESLLRGLRDGGRGARARTVARALDGSEDRAWIGIWPRLALISCWRDGWAAGPADRLAEFFPGVAFQAKGLLATEALVSLPWHVPETLSENGKEDGREDGTYGAPLHLLNYRGHFFEFLDVESGKTRFAWETKAGGVYSVLVTTGGGLYRYRLRDLVRIEGFRSACPAVRFLSKEESFSDLTGEKLQSDFVQHCAEQALAEAGIGTVFYLLAPEPDATPPRYALHVGLEGDSRASALEARLEAALEGNFQYGLSRKLGQLAPVRVVPAGPGAESRYYYYKGLRAKLGDIKWKPLESSGPWADILRSKHP from the coding sequence ATGAAGTTCCCCTACCTGGCGAATGCCGCGTGGAGCCTCGCCAGCCGCCCGGAAGCTTTGGCTTTCGAGCGTGGCCTCCGCGACGTGGAGACGGTCCAGCGGGCGCTCCTGCGGGACCTGCTGGCGCGCAACCGTGACAGCGGATACGGAAAGGAGCACGGCTTTTCCACCCTCGTCCATGCCGAGGCCTATCGCGACCGGGTACCCGTGGCGGATTATGACGACATGGAACCCTGGATCCGCCGGGCCGCCCGGGGCGAGAAGGCCCTGACGGCGGAGAGCGTTCTGGTGCTCGAACCGACCGGGGGCAGCCAGGGCGGCAGCAAATGGATCCCCTATACCGCATCGCTCCGCAAGGAATTCCGGCGGGGCCTGGCCCCCTGGATCCATAGCATGTTCCGTCGTTTCCCGGCGGCGATGCGCGGCACCGCCTATTGGTCGCTTTCGCCGCCCCTGCAACGCGAACCGGGCTTCGAGTATTCGGTAAAGGCCGGCTTCGAAAGCGATGCGGATTACCTGGGGCCCCTCGGGCGCATCCTGGAAAGCCAAGCCTTCGCCGCGCCGTCCTCGGTGCTGCGGGAAAGGAACGCCGATGCCTTTTTCCATCTCACCGCATCGCACCTGTTGGCGTCGGAGGATCTGGCTCTCATTTCGGTGTGGAACCCTACCTTTCTCGCCTTGCTGCTCGACCGCATCCGCGCGGATCGGGAAAGCCTGCTGCGCGGCCTCCGCGACGGCGGGAGGGGCGCCCGCGCCCGGACGGTCGCAAGGGCATTGGACGGGAGCGAGGACAGGGCCTGGATCGGAATATGGCCCCGCCTCGCCTTGATCAGCTGTTGGCGGGACGGCTGGGCCGCGGGCCCTGCGGATCGTTTGGCGGAATTTTTCCCCGGAGTCGCCTTCCAGGCCAAAGGCCTCCTGGCCACCGAAGCCCTGGTTTCCTTGCCCTGGCATGTTCCAGAAACGCTATCGGAAAACGGGAAGGAAGACGGGAGGGAAGACGGGACGTATGGCGCGCCCCTTCACCTTCTCAATTATCGCGGGCACTTTTTCGAATTCCTCGACGTCGAATCCGGTAAGACCCGTTTCGCCTGGGAGACCAAGGCTGGGGGCGTCTACTCGGTGCTGGTCACGACCGGCGGCGGGCTATACCGGTACCGGCTGCGCGATCTCGTGCGTATCGAAGGTTTCCGCTCCGCCTGCCCGGCGGTGCGTTTCTTGTCGAAGGAAGAGTCGTTCTCGGATCTGACGGGAGAGAAATTGCAATCGGATTTCGTTCAGCATTGCGCGGAGCAGGCGTTAGCCGAGGCCGGGATCGGCACGGTCTTCTATCTGCTGGCGCCGGAGCCGGATGCGACGCCGCCCCGCTACGCCTTGCACGTCGGGCTGGAAGGGGATTCGCGGGCCAGCGCCCTGGAGGCCCGCCTGGAAGCGGCCTTGGAAGGGAACTTCCAATACGGCCTTAGCCGCAAGCTCGGGCAATTGGCACCAGTCCGAGTGGTGCCCGCCGGTCCCGGCGCGGAAAGTCGATATTACTACTATAAGGGCTTACGCGCGAAGTTGGGGGATATCAAGTGGAAGCCGTTGGAAAGCTCAGGCCCCTGGGCGGACATCCTGCGATCGAAACATCCATGA
- a CDS encoding fatty acid desaturase, translating into MIPLPTMATAPTAQEKIRGIREDLAFGCEARLRDLHALDARLHARYALFPALLAAGLLLSASALRGLEIAWPRYAAGVLLAALGMNSCFLLIHEAVHGILFRNPAWNRLAGVLLAVCGGMAFSAYRFLHLRHHEFLGDPRDPDDYANYSRSPRLVWLMHFVRLGLGTVLYVFAIPVVSLRHAPAADRRAILAEYALLSILIPAVLCLVSPGKILAVWGAPFLLANWMINIRGFSQHGIAEASDPWLASRSTVPHPLVRFFLINENFHLEHHLFPGVPGYRLAELHVLLRPHIPRRLLCRSYASFLAAFLRQAPRMDEHPIGLTFQSVQGRDGGRCL; encoded by the coding sequence ATGATACCCCTGCCTACCATGGCCACCGCGCCGACGGCCCAGGAAAAGATCCGCGGCATCCGCGAGGATCTTGCCTTCGGATGCGAAGCCCGCCTTCGGGATCTGCATGCCCTGGACGCGCGCCTGCACGCGCGCTACGCCCTCTTCCCGGCCTTGCTCGCGGCGGGACTTCTGCTTTCCGCATCGGCCCTGCGCGGGCTGGAGATCGCGTGGCCGCGCTACGCCGCCGGCGTTCTGCTCGCCGCTCTGGGGATGAACAGCTGCTTTCTCCTTATCCATGAGGCCGTACACGGGATCCTGTTCCGGAACCCGGCCTGGAACCGGCTGGCGGGCGTCCTGCTTGCGGTCTGCGGCGGCATGGCCTTCAGCGCTTACCGTTTCCTCCACCTCCGCCACCATGAATTCCTGGGCGATCCCAGGGACCCCGATGACTACGCCAACTATTCGCGCAGCCCGCGCCTCGTCTGGCTCATGCATTTCGTCCGCTTGGGGCTAGGCACGGTCCTCTACGTCTTCGCCATCCCCGTGGTTTCCCTGCGCCATGCCCCCGCGGCCGATCGCCGCGCCATCCTCGCGGAATACGCCTTGCTCTCGATCCTCATCCCCGCCGTGCTGTGCCTGGTTTCCCCCGGCAAGATCCTGGCCGTCTGGGGCGCGCCCTTCCTCCTGGCGAATTGGATGATCAATATCCGGGGCTTCTCCCAGCACGGCATCGCCGAGGCTTCCGATCCGTGGCTAGCCAGCCGGTCCACCGTTCCGCATCCCCTGGTGCGGTTCTTCCTCATCAACGAGAACTTCCACCTGGAGCATCATCTTTTCCCCGGCGTACCCGGCTATCGCCTCGCGGAATTGCACGTCCTGTTGCGCCCGCATATCCCGCGCCGCTTGCTCTGCCGTTCCTACGCGTCCTTCCTGGCCGCCTTCCTGCGGCAAGCGCCCCGCATGGACGAACATCCCATCGGCCTTACCTTCCAATCGGTCCAGGGACGCGATGGAGGAAGGTGCCTATGA
- a CDS encoding B12-binding domain-containing radical SAM protein: MAGKIRIALLSPKGPLYKHKTGIFRKSLRVAPLTLTTLAALIPEDVPAELRLIDEGVDDIPLDLDADLVGMTVITGSSTRAYELSAHFRSRGIKVVLGGPHVTLVPDEASRHADSIVTGYAEETWPELLRDFKRGKMRPRYSQSPSFSLATPGNHPFPHRHLLPKSMYKTRNTFEATRGCIHACEFCVVPTAWGRKPFHKPVGQVVEDIRRTGAKHLVFYDLNLIADPEYAKELFRALIPLKVQWFGLSTTFVNRDPELLDLTAKSGCMGLLVGFESVSRASLAAVKKGFNKPDDYPGFIRELHGRGIALMGTFVFGSDGDTPDSFAEVVDFVQEHKIDLPRYSVMTPFPGTPLHTRLEASGRILTKDWSQYDGQHVVFQPKQMTAKRLQEGHEWAWKRTYSLKHVAGRMLRIMPHWPLILTANFGYRFYAHNLGRFYTCQGGLV; the protein is encoded by the coding sequence ATGGCCGGCAAGATCCGCATCGCCTTGCTCTCCCCCAAAGGCCCGCTGTACAAGCACAAGACCGGCATCTTCCGCAAGTCCCTGCGGGTGGCGCCCTTGACCTTGACTACCTTGGCTGCGCTGATCCCGGAAGACGTACCCGCCGAGTTACGCCTGATCGACGAAGGCGTGGACGATATCCCCCTGGATCTGGATGCCGACCTGGTGGGGATGACCGTCATCACCGGATCCTCCACGCGCGCCTACGAACTCTCCGCACATTTCCGCTCCCGCGGCATCAAGGTGGTGCTGGGCGGTCCCCACGTGACCCTGGTGCCGGACGAGGCTTCCCGGCACGCCGACAGCATCGTCACCGGCTATGCCGAAGAGACCTGGCCCGAACTGCTGCGGGATTTCAAGCGCGGGAAAATGCGGCCGCGCTATTCCCAGTCCCCGTCCTTCTCCCTGGCCACCCCAGGCAACCATCCGTTTCCGCATCGGCATCTCCTGCCCAAGTCCATGTACAAGACCCGCAACACCTTCGAGGCCACCCGGGGTTGCATCCATGCCTGCGAGTTCTGCGTGGTGCCCACGGCCTGGGGCCGCAAGCCTTTCCACAAGCCCGTGGGCCAAGTGGTAGAGGATATCCGCCGCACCGGCGCGAAGCACCTCGTTTTTTACGACCTCAACCTCATCGCCGATCCCGAGTACGCCAAGGAACTGTTCCGGGCCCTGATTCCGCTCAAGGTGCAATGGTTCGGGCTCTCCACCACCTTCGTCAACCGGGATCCGGAGCTGCTGGATCTGACGGCGAAAAGCGGATGCATGGGCTTGCTGGTGGGCTTCGAGAGCGTGAGCCGCGCTTCCCTGGCGGCGGTCAAGAAGGGCTTCAACAAGCCGGACGACTATCCTGGCTTCATCCGCGAATTGCACGGGCGGGGCATCGCCCTCATGGGCACCTTCGTATTCGGCTCCGACGGGGATACGCCGGACAGCTTCGCCGAGGTGGTGGACTTCGTGCAGGAGCATAAGATCGACCTGCCGCGTTATAGCGTTATGACCCCTTTTCCTGGTACACCGTTGCATACGCGCCTGGAAGCGTCGGGCCGCATCCTCACCAAGGATTGGAGCCAATACGACGGCCAGCACGTGGTGTTCCAACCCAAGCAAATGACCGCCAAGCGATTGCAAGAAGGCCATGAATGGGCCTGGAAGCGAACTTACAGCCTCAAGCACGTGGCGGGTCGCATGCTGCGCATCATGCCCCATTGGCCCCTCATCCTCACGGCCAATTTCGGCTATCGGTTCTACGCCCACAACCTGGGCCGCTTCTATACTTGCCAAGGCGGGCTGGTATGA
- a CDS encoding B12-binding domain-containing radical SAM protein — protein sequence MEPLPAAYLAALAAPYADISFHDDRMEAIPYDEPADLVAISVETYTAKRAYQIATEYRKRGVPVVMGGFHATLIPEEVMEYAEAIVIGEGEQLFPRLLEDFRAGRMKRVYRAEGRSEIGSIRPDRSIFAGKRYLKIGLVEAARGCHFKCDFCAITTYFGATQSRRPIDNVIAEIRSIKDGRKLFFFVDDNIVSHPKWAKEFYRALIPLKIRWVSQATLTMAQDNELMDLMKRSGCQGVLIGFETLDPANLKAMNKRFNEVKGGFPAVISKLNRHGLRLYATFIFGYDADTPESFARTVAFCKEQNIFMVAFNHITPFPGTQLYKRLEKEGRLLYGKWWLDDRYQYGQVPFKTVLPPELIQEECVKARKSFYSLGSILKRLRNRANTGSLFMLRSYFFINFLLGKEASQRENYPLGDASWRGTILKADEDSLRRAGVIPEIPAMQAAE from the coding sequence ATGGAGCCCCTGCCCGCGGCCTATCTGGCGGCCCTGGCGGCGCCGTACGCGGACATCTCGTTCCATGACGATCGTATGGAAGCGATCCCTTACGACGAGCCCGCGGACCTGGTGGCTATCAGCGTGGAGACTTATACCGCCAAACGGGCCTACCAGATCGCCACCGAGTATCGCAAACGCGGCGTGCCAGTGGTGATGGGCGGCTTCCATGCCACCCTCATCCCCGAAGAGGTGATGGAATACGCCGAGGCCATCGTGATCGGCGAAGGCGAGCAGCTTTTCCCCAGGCTCCTGGAAGACTTCCGGGCAGGCCGGATGAAACGCGTGTATCGCGCCGAAGGGAGATCCGAGATCGGATCCATCCGTCCCGACCGTTCCATCTTCGCGGGCAAACGATATCTCAAGATCGGGCTGGTGGAGGCGGCCCGGGGTTGCCATTTCAAGTGCGACTTCTGCGCCATCACCACCTACTTCGGCGCCACCCAGAGCCGCCGCCCCATCGACAACGTGATCGCGGAGATCCGATCCATCAAGGACGGCCGCAAGCTCTTCTTCTTCGTGGACGACAACATCGTCTCGCATCCCAAGTGGGCCAAGGAGTTCTACCGGGCCCTCATCCCCCTGAAGATCCGCTGGGTAAGCCAGGCCACCCTGACCATGGCCCAGGACAACGAGTTGATGGATCTGATGAAGCGGAGCGGCTGCCAAGGCGTGCTCATCGGCTTCGAGACCCTGGACCCTGCGAACCTGAAGGCCATGAACAAGCGCTTCAACGAAGTGAAAGGCGGCTTCCCCGCCGTCATCTCCAAGCTGAACCGCCACGGGCTCCGCCTCTACGCCACCTTCATCTTCGGCTACGACGCCGACACGCCCGAAAGCTTCGCGCGCACCGTGGCCTTCTGCAAGGAGCAGAACATCTTCATGGTCGCCTTCAACCATATCACCCCTTTTCCTGGTACGCAGTTGTACAAGCGCCTGGAAAAGGAAGGCCGGCTTCTCTACGGCAAGTGGTGGCTGGACGACCGCTACCAATACGGACAGGTGCCATTCAAGACCGTCCTGCCGCCGGAACTGATCCAGGAAGAATGCGTCAAGGCCCGCAAGAGCTTCTACAGCCTCGGCTCCATCCTGAAGCGCCTCCGCAACCGGGCCAATACCGGCAGCCTGTTCATGTTGCGCTCCTATTTCTTCATCAACTTCCTCCTGGGCAAGGAAGCCTCCCAGCGGGAGAACTATCCCTTGGGAGATGCCTCCTGGCGCGGGACCATCCTCAAGGCGGACGAGGACAGCCTGCGGCGCGCGGGCGTGATTCCTGAGATTCCCGCCATGCAGGCCGCGGAATGA
- a CDS encoding sulfotransferase — protein sequence MDSRKISLANNYLYGIGFRAWLRLLKENRWKVEPRYWHRAAAVTSAALVNSLVSRVERGLYAAKVASTPAPKPPLFVLGHWRAGTTHLQYLLASDRDRFACPNTLQVMSPETFLLTEGWLAPILRFFIPKTRPMDGMALSAGSPAEDEFAMALMTGRSPYCGVSFPANRRYYARYLTFKEAEAGAAKEWQDAFGRFARKLAWRHGARTLAFKSPAHTARIPLLLELFPDARFVHIVRDPYAVFKSSRHTIATLFPYMYLQSPDPAEVDEDILQRYETVNDAYLADRNLIPPGRLHEMRYEDLAADPLRELERMYGALGYGPFGAAGPFLEGYLATVKSYRTNDLHPLESRVKALVAGRWERFFSAFRYPS from the coding sequence GTGGATAGCAGAAAGATAAGTCTCGCGAATAATTACTTGTACGGGATAGGTTTCCGCGCGTGGTTGCGGCTGCTCAAGGAGAACCGATGGAAGGTGGAGCCGCGTTACTGGCACCGCGCCGCGGCGGTAACCTCGGCCGCCCTCGTTAACAGCTTGGTCTCCCGCGTGGAGCGCGGGTTGTACGCTGCTAAGGTGGCATCGACTCCGGCCCCGAAGCCGCCCCTTTTCGTCTTGGGCCATTGGCGCGCGGGCACGACCCATCTGCAATACCTCTTGGCATCGGACCGGGACCGCTTCGCCTGCCCCAACACGCTCCAAGTCATGAGCCCGGAAACCTTCCTCCTCACGGAAGGATGGTTGGCTCCCATCCTGAGGTTCTTCATCCCCAAGACCCGTCCGATGGACGGCATGGCCCTTTCCGCCGGCTCCCCCGCGGAGGACGAGTTCGCCATGGCCCTGATGACCGGCCGCTCCCCCTACTGCGGGGTGAGCTTCCCCGCGAACCGGAGGTATTATGCGCGTTACCTCACCTTCAAGGAGGCCGAGGCCGGCGCCGCGAAGGAATGGCAGGACGCCTTCGGCCGCTTCGCCCGCAAGCTGGCTTGGCGCCATGGGGCCAGGACCCTGGCGTTCAAGTCCCCGGCCCATACGGCCCGCATCCCGCTTCTGCTGGAGCTCTTTCCCGATGCCCGTTTCGTGCATATCGTGCGGGACCCCTACGCCGTGTTCAAGAGCTCGCGGCATACCATCGCGACCCTGTTCCCCTACATGTACCTCCAGAGCCCGGATCCCGCCGAAGTGGACGAGGACATCCTGCAACGGTACGAGACCGTGAACGACGCCTATCTGGCGGACCGGAACCTGATCCCGCCGGGGCGGCTGCATGAGATGCGCTACGAGGATCTGGCGGCCGATCCCTTGCGCGAGCTGGAGCGGATGTACGGGGCCTTGGGGTACGGGCCCTTCGGCGCGGCCGGCCCGTTCCTGGAGGGCTACCTGGCTACCGTAAAATCCTACCGGACGAATGATCTGCATCCTTTGGAATCCCGGGTCAAAGCCTTGGTAGCCGGGCGGTGGGAACGATTCTTTTCCGCATTCCGTTATCCTTCCTGA
- a CDS encoding cytochrome P450, which produces MLDPLGRGAGLRRRGRLVRLAKATGGMILVFDPADVDELLSRPDTFARWERDTAPVRFPTDSASSRLISGLLAMQNGAKHRELRRQLAPAFDHSRLKHYFALSRSGIAAFVERLEASGTVQDLNGICHALAMNTALLTLFGAYPGEESRALADDFRAWMNAAFSPWTLLLRFDAPGTSFGRFLRHGESLEKRLIALFCNRPEAQGALVQVVFGPDWDRQVTEAELVSRAAGYFQASYETTANTLVWTLILLNLHPEAARASREEIRAVIGEGEIEYAHLQALPYLRAAVLESMRLLPPVLLFPRIAVQELALGGVEIPKGARLAYGPALTHRLPDVFEDPLAFRPERFLGPGPRPEGFLSFGGGPRRCPGEQFALNEVLLILAAWLRRGFPRIETGTHVKCHGLVAHTPVRPVPFRNIPWSEVPGKPPRLQGKVFAGIKHA; this is translated from the coding sequence ATGCTCGATCCCCTGGGGCGGGGCGCAGGCTTACGGCGTCGCGGCCGCCTGGTCCGCCTGGCCAAGGCCACCGGAGGCATGATCCTGGTTTTCGATCCCGCCGACGTGGACGAGCTCCTATCCCGTCCGGATACGTTCGCCCGCTGGGAACGGGACACCGCCCCCGTCCGTTTCCCCACGGACTCGGCCTCTTCGCGCCTCATCTCGGGCCTACTGGCCATGCAGAACGGCGCTAAGCATCGGGAATTGCGGAGGCAGCTCGCTCCGGCCTTCGATCATAGTCGCCTTAAACATTACTTCGCGCTTTCACGTTCCGGCATCGCCGCTTTCGTGGAACGCCTTGAGGCATCGGGAACGGTCCAGGATCTCAACGGGATCTGCCATGCCCTGGCGATGAACACCGCCTTGCTCACCTTGTTCGGCGCGTATCCGGGCGAGGAGTCCCGCGCCTTAGCCGATGACTTCCGCGCTTGGATGAACGCGGCCTTCTCGCCTTGGACCTTGCTGCTCCGCTTCGATGCGCCGGGCACTTCCTTTGGCCGTTTCCTAAGGCACGGCGAAAGCCTGGAAAAGCGCTTGATCGCGCTCTTTTGCAACCGCCCGGAAGCCCAAGGGGCCTTGGTCCAGGTGGTATTCGGGCCCGATTGGGACCGGCAGGTCACCGAGGCGGAGTTGGTCAGCCGCGCCGCGGGCTATTTCCAAGCCAGCTATGAAACTACGGCCAATACCCTGGTCTGGACTTTGATCCTGCTGAACCTCCATCCCGAAGCGGCCCGCGCATCGAGGGAGGAAATCCGCGCCGTGATCGGCGAAGGCGAAATCGAATATGCGCATCTCCAGGCCCTGCCGTACCTACGCGCCGCGGTGCTGGAGAGCATGCGCCTGTTGCCGCCGGTTCTGCTTTTCCCCCGCATCGCGGTGCAGGAGCTCGCCTTGGGCGGCGTGGAAATCCCGAAGGGCGCCCGGCTCGCGTACGGACCGGCCTTGACACATCGCCTTCCGGACGTATTCGAGGATCCCTTGGCCTTCAGGCCCGAGCGGTTCCTGGGACCGGGCCCCCGCCCGGAGGGCTTCCTGTCCTTCGGGGGCGGGCCGCGCCGATGCCCCGGGGAGCAATTCGCTTTGAACGAAGTGCTGCTGATCCTGGCCGCTTGGCTGAGGCGGGGCTTTCCCCGCATCGAGACAGGCACTCATGTGAAATGCCATGGCTTGGTGGCCCATACTCCGGTCCGACCCGTGCCCTTCCGCAACATCCCCTGGTCCGAAGTTCCGGGGAAGCCTCCGCGTTTGCAAGGCAAGGTCTTCGCCGGGATCAAGCATGCTTAA